A region from the Vulpes lagopus strain Blue_001 chromosome 5, ASM1834538v1, whole genome shotgun sequence genome encodes:
- the GTF3C2 gene encoding general transcription factor 3C polypeptide 2, producing MDTYGVGCVALGEAGPVGNMTVVDSPGQEVLNQLDVKASSETTSAEASIEMSLPTPLTGFEDSLDERRLPQEQESLSRLEQQDLSSEMSKVSKPRASKPGRKRGGSTRKGPKRPQQPNPPSAPLVPGLLDQSNPLSTPMPKKRGRRSKAELLLLKLSKDLEHPESPPPKRPPEDFETPPGERPRRRAAQVALLYLQELAEELSTALPAPVSCPESPKVSSPAKPKKTRQQAACQGGEEEDDTARDEDFVLQVEAEDGDESEAPSESSSDPEPVVPQSTPRGSTSAKQKPHCRGMSPNGLPNHIMAPVWKCLHLTKDLREQKHSYWEFAEWIPLAWKWHLLSELEAAPYLPQEEKSPLFSVQREGLPEDGTLYRINRFSSITAHPERWDVSFFTGGPLWALDWCPVPEGAAASQYVALFSSPDMNETHPLSQLHSGPGLLQVWGLGTLQQESCPGNRAHFVYGIACDHGCIWDLKFCPSGAWELPGTPRKAPLLPRLGLLALACSDGKVLLFSLPHPEALLAQQPPEAMKPAIYKVQCVATLQVGSMQASDPSECGQCLSLAWMPTRPHHHLAAGYYNGMVVFWNLPTNSPLQRIRLSDGSLKLYPFQCFLAHDQAVRTLQWCKANSHFLVSAGSDRKIKFWDLRRPYEPINSIKRFLSTELAWLLPYNGVTVAQDNCYASYGLCGIHYIDAGYLGFKAYFTAPRKGTVWSLSGSDWLGTIAAGDISGELIAAILPDMALNPINVKRPVERRFPIYKADLMPYQDSPEGRDHSASSEAPNPPKARTYAETVNHHYLLFQDTDLSSFHDLLHREPMLRMQEGEGHSQLCLDRLQLEAIHKVRFSPNLDSYGWLVSGGQSGLVRIHFVRGLTSPLGHRMQLESRAHFSAMFQPSSPIKGPGFPPTSHRLLPGP from the exons ATGGATACCTACGGGGTCGGCTGTGTTGCCCTGGGGGAGGCCGGCCCCGTGGGGAACATGACTGTAGTAGACTCTCCTGGACAAGAGGTGCTAAACCAGCTTGATGTCAAGGCCTCTTCAGAAACAACTAGTGCTGAAGCTTCCATAGAGATGTCTTTACCTACACCTTTGACTGGATTTGAGGATTCTCTTGATGAGAGAAGGCTCCCTCAAGAACAAGAAAGCCTCTCCAGACTTGAACAGCAAG ATCTTTCTTCAGAGATGTCAAAGGTCTCAAAGCCTAGGGCCTCAAAGCCTGGCCGGAAGAGAGGTGGTAGCACACGGAAAGGCCCCAAAAGGCCCCAACAACCTAATCCTCCATCAGCCCCTCTGGTTCCTGGTCTCTTAGATCAATCCAACCCTCTGTCTACCCCCATGCCTAAGAAACGAGGTCGAAGGTCCAAGGCAGAGCTGCTACTACTGAAGTTGTCCAAAGACCTAGAACATCCAGAATCTCCACCTCCAAAGAGGCCCCCTGAGGACTTTGAGACCCCTCCGGGAGAACGACCCCGTCGAAGGGCTGCCCAAGT GGCGCTTCTGTACCTTCAGGAACTGGCTGAAGAGCTCTCAACAGCACTACCTGCTCCAGTGTCCTGTCCTGAGAGCCCCAAGGTGAGCAGCCCTGCCAAACCGAAGAAAACTCGGCAGCAGGCAGCCTGTCAAGGTGGCGAAGAAGAGGATGATACTGCACGGGATGAAGACTTTGTTCTCCAGGTCGAGGCTGAAGATGGAGATGAAAGTGAGGCCCCAAGCGAGAGCTCATCTGACCCCGAGCCTGTAGTGCCGCAAAGCACCCCACGAGGATCTACTTCAGCG AAGCAGAAGCCACACTGCCGGGGAATGTCTCCCAATGGCTTACCAAATCACATCATGGCTCCTGTTTGGAAGTGCCTCCATCTCACCAAGGACCT CCGAGAACAGAAGCATTCATACTGGGAGTTTGCAGAATGGATTCCCCTGGCCTGGAAGTGGCACTTGTTATCTGAACT tgAGGCGGCTCCCTACCTGCCCCAGGAGGAGAAGTCTCCACTATTCTCTGTCCAACGTGAAGGACTTCCTGAAGATGGCACACTCTACCGAATAAATAG ATTTAGCTCGATCACAGCACACCCAGAACGCTGGGATGTGTCCTTCTTCACAGGGGGACCCCTCTGGGCTCTGGACTGGTGTCCAGTGCCAGAGGGGGCAGCAGCTTCGCAGTATGTGGCCCTTTTCTCCAGCCCTGACATGAATGAGACACACCCACTGAGCCAGCTTCACTCGGGTCCTGGGCTGCTCCAAGTCTGGGGCCTTGGGACCTTGCAGCAAGAAAGCTG TCCTGGCAACAGGGCTCACTTTGTCTATGGGATCGCTTGTGACCACGGCTGCATCTGGGACCTCAAATTCTGCCCCAGTGGAGCATGGGAACTTCCAGGCACCCCCCGGAAG GCTCCTCTCCTGCCCAGGTTGGGCCTCTTGGCTCTTGCCTGCTCAGACGGGAAGGTGCTGCTGTTCAGTCTGCCCCATCCGGAGGCCCTGCTGGCTCAGCAGCCCCCAG AAGCAATGAAGCCTGCCATCTATAAG GTACAATGTGTGGCAACCCTTCAGGTGGGGTCTATGCAAGCTTCGGACCCCTCTGAGTGCGGTCAGTGCCTTAGCCTGGCCTGGATGCCCACCCGGCCCCACCACCACCTGGCTGCTGGCTActataatg GCATGGTGGTTTTCTGGAACCTTCCCACTAATTCACCCCTGCAGCGGATCCGGCTCTCTGACGGCTCCTTGAAACTCTACCCCTTTCAGTGTTTCCTAGCCCATGACCAGGCTGTGCGTACACTTCAGTGGTGCAAAGCTAACAG TCATTTCCTTGTCTCTGCGGGGAGCGACCGCAAAATCAAATTCTGGGACCTTCGAAGACCTTATGAACCCATAAACTCTATCAAGCGCTTCTTGAGTACAGAGCTGGCCTGGCTCCTACCCTACAATGGTGTTACTGTGGCCCAGGACAACTGCTATGCCTC TTACGGACTCTGTGGAATTCATTATATTGATGCTGGTTACCTTGGTTTCAAGGCCTATTTCACTGCTCCTCGAAAAGGCACTGTCTGG AGTCTTTCAGGATCCGACTGGCTTGGGACAATAGCCGCAGGAGATATATCTGGGGAGCTCATTGCAGCTATATTGCCTGATATGGCACTGAACCCAATAAATGTCAAGCGACCTGTAGAGCGAAGATTC CCTATATATAAAGCAGATCTGATGCCATATCAGGACAGCCCTGAAGGTCGAGATCATTCTGCTTCATCTGAGGCCCCCAACCCTCCTAAGGCTCGAACTTATGCTGAAACTGTCAACCATCACTACTTGCTCTTTCAAGACACAGATTTG AGTTCCTTCCATGatctgctccacagggagccaaTGCTGCGCAtgcaggaaggagaggggcaTTCACAGCTCTGCTTGGACAGGCTGCAGCTCGAGGCAATTCACAAG GTCCGATTCAGTCCCAACCTGGATTCTTATGGATGGCTGGTATCTGGGGGACAGTCAGGGCTGGTTCGGATCCATTTTGTCCGTGGACTCACCTCACCACTGGGCCACCGTATGCAGCTTGAAAGTCGAGCCCACTTTAGTGCTATGTTCCAGCCATCATCCCCTATTAAAGGGCCTGGCTTCCCTCCAACTAGCCATCGCCTTCTGCCCGGTCCCTAG